The DNA segment GCGCTCGTGCTGGCGACGCGATACTGGGATCCCTCCGCGTTCACGATCGCGGTGGGCGCGGTGAAACCGGGAGGACTGCTGGGCTGGGAAGCGCTTGCCGTCCCTGGCGAGCACGAGGGCGCACTCCCACCGTGGCACATCAGGCACGGCGACCTCGCCGCGCTGGTGCCGGAAGGCTGGACGGTGCTCGCCGAGGAACTGATCCGGCAGGGGCACCGGCGGTTCAGCAGAGTGCTCGCACGGAAAGCCGGGCCGCCGTGACCGTGTTCTTCTCCACGTCGCGTGCCATGGCGCGCACCGCGTCGCGGAAAGCGTTGACCGAACCGGTGTTCTCGCCTGCCCGCCACAGCAGCCGGTAAGCAGCACTCGGCGCGTCGCGCAGCGGAAGGTAGACGATGCCCGGCCGGGGGTAGTACGTGGCGGTGTGCGCCGGGGTGATGATCGCGCCCTGCGCCGCCGACACCAGCGTCAGTGCTTCTTGCAGGTTGGCGACCGAGGGCCCGCGCTCGATGCGCCGTCCGCCGGGTGTTCGCGCGGGAACCCTGTCCTCAAGCCAGTAGGAGGGAACGTCGCCTTCGATGGAAAGCAGCGTGATCTCGGCAAGATCGTCGAGCACGAGACTGTCCTTGATGGACAACGGATGGCAGGCGGGCAGCGCGAGCATCCTGTCCTCTTCGAACAACGGCTCTCCTCCCGAGAGATCGTCCTCATGGGAGGAGAAGTCGACCAGCTGCACGTCGAACTGCCCGTTGCGCAGCTCACCGTAGGGACTGGCCAGCGGGACCTCGCAGAACTCGATCGCGAGGTCGGGATGCGTCGCGCGCAGCGCGTCGGCTGCCCGCACGACGATCTCGCCCGCGAGCGGGTTGGCGAACCCGACGTGCAGCGCGCCGAGCGCTCGCCGCGCGTGCTCGGCCGCCTTCGCGAGCGCCGACTCGATAGCCAGGTGGTGCTGCTCGGTCTCGGCCCGCAACTGTTTGCCGAGCGTGGTCATGGCGACCCGCCTGCTTGTCCTGACGAACAGCGCGGCGCCGACCCGCCGTTCCAGTCGCTGGATGAGCTGGCTGACCCTCGCCCTCGACAGGTGCATGCGCTCGGCGGTGCGGCCGAAGTGCAGCTCGTCGGCGAGCACGAGAAAGCACTCAAGCTCGTCGCGTTCCATCGGATCCCCTGCTCTCGATCGGTAAGCCCGACTGAACGAACGTTGTGATCTTCGGCGTTGTTCCCGCAGGTCGTCCGGAACGAGGGTGGTGGGAGAACGATATTTCTCCGACCTGCGAGGACTTGGTGGGCTTGATGAGTGAGTGGGGCAGCAGACGGTGGGGAGTGCTGCTCGTGCTGTGTGGCGCGATCTTCCTCGAAGGTATCGACATCGCCATGCTCAACGTGGCGTTGCCGGTGATCAGGGCTGACCTGGGGCTGGCGACCGGCGAGTTGCAGTGGGTGGTGAGCGCGTACGTGCTCGGCTACGGCGGGTTCATGCTGCTCGGCGGGAGGGCGGCCGACCTGCTTGGCAGGCGTGAGGTCTTCCTGTGGGCACTGGTGGTGTTCCTCGTGTTCTCCGGGCTCGGCGGGCTCGCGACCGAGAGCTGGATGCTGATCGCGGCACGATTCGTGACCGGTGTCGCCGCGGCGTTCATGACTCCGGCCGGGCTCTCGATCATCACGACGACCTTCGAACAGGGACCGCAGCGCAACAAGGCACTGCTGGTGTATTCGGGGATCGCGGCGGGCGGATTCACGCTCGGCCTGGTCATCGGCGGCCTGCTGACGTCGCTGGGCTGGCGCTGGGTCTTCTTCGCCCCGGTCGGGCTGTCCGCGGTGATTCTGGCTTTCGCCGTCCCGCTGATCCCACGATCGGTGCGTGAGCGGCGCGCGGGTCTGCGGTTCGACGTG comes from the Prauserella marina genome and includes:
- a CDS encoding LysR family transcriptional regulator, with amino-acid sequence MERDELECFLVLADELHFGRTAERMHLSRARVSQLIQRLERRVGAALFVRTSRRVAMTTLGKQLRAETEQHHLAIESALAKAAEHARRALGALHVGFANPLAGEIVVRAADALRATHPDLAIEFCEVPLASPYGELRNGQFDVQLVDFSSHEDDLSGGEPLFEEDRMLALPACHPLSIKDSLVLDDLAEITLLSIEGDVPSYWLEDRVPARTPGGRRIERGPSVANLQEALTLVSAAQGAIITPAHTATYYPRPGIVYLPLRDAPSAAYRLLWRAGENTGSVNAFRDAVRAMARDVEKNTVTAARLSVRALC